The following are encoded together in the Drosophila biarmipes strain raj3 chromosome 3L, RU_DBia_V1.1, whole genome shotgun sequence genome:
- the LOC108030664 gene encoding glycoprotein 3-alpha-L-fucosyltransferase A produces MRRPKISLKKYFYFTLICALLLIFVFNLKESELWKTRSSRSMQITAQQQHHQHLHQLQSMDEEHPMATSSTPAPAAPTVLPEVADNLVEDPEQAAQEGEETEADRLQEPPVEKAWFFKNGEYYPKPARTYSNRKARKRHAPRLLPHQDSYSDRIVNQLMYVPHNYEEIKASGKLKTILLYNGLGPWNVKKGRDVFLKAKCPVDTCELTANRDLASSADMILYKDHYIPTGIRRPNNSKQVSMLYYLECPYHTQNVKVPDAINWTATYRRDSTIVAPYEKWQYYDTKVQQLEQDINYSVNKTKKVAWFVSNCGARNGRLQYAHELQKHIEVDIYGACGNFKCSRSTADKCFEILDNDYKFYLAFENSNCKDYITEKFFVNALNRRVLPIVMGARPEDYEVSAPRRSYIHVDEFASPKELAEYLHILDHDDELYNSYFKWKGTGEFINTYYWCRVCATLHNEEQLRKPRWYTDLNDWWRGPGVCTTRSWRNFKARKDVISDSSDD; encoded by the exons ATGCGACGTCCGAAAATATCCCTCAAGAAGTACTTCTATTTCACGCTGATCTGCGCCCTCCTCCTCATTTTCGTTTTCAACCTCAA GGAGAGCGAACTATGGAAGACGCGGAGCTCGCGATCAATGCAAATAaccgcacagcagcagcaccaccagcatcTGCATCAGCTGCAGTCCATGGACGAGGAGCACCCAATGGCCACCAGTTCCACGCCGGCGCCAGCAGCACCCACTGTGCTGCCCGAAGTGGCGGATAATCTCGTCGAGGACCCGGAGCAGGCGGCTCAGGAGGGGGAGGAGACGGAGGCGGATCGGCTGCAAGAGCCGCCGGTGGAGAAGGCCTGGTTCTTCAAGAACGGAGAGTACTACCCGAAGCCAGCCAGGACCTACAGCAATCGCAAGGCCAGGAAGCGCCATGCCCCGCGTCTGCTGCCCCACCAGGATTCCTACTCCGACCGGATCGTCAACCAGCTGATGTACGTGCCGCACAACTACGAGGAGATCAAGGCCAGCGGCAAGCTGAAGACCATCCTCCTCTACAACGGACTGGGTCCGTGGAACGTGAAGAAGGGCCGCGACGTCTTCCTGAAAGCCAAGTGTCCCGTGGACACCTGCGAACTGACTGCCAATCGAGATCTGGCCAGCTCGGCCGACATGATCCTCTACAAGGATCACTACATCCCCACGGGCATCCGGCGACCCAACAATTCCAAGCAGGTCTCCATGCTCTACTACTTGGAGTGCCCGTATCACACTCAGAACGTCAAGGTGCCCGATGCCATCAACTGGACGGCCACCTACAG ACGGGACAGTACTATTGTTGCGCCCTACGAAAAATGGCAGTACTACGACACAAAGGtgcagcagctggagcaggaTATCAACTACTCCGTCAATAAGACCAAGAAAGTGGCCTGGTTTGTGTCCAACTGTGGAGCGAGGAATGGCCGGCTCCAGTATGCCCACGAACTGCAAAAGCACATCGAG gttgacatctacggGGCATGCGGCAACTTCAAGTGCTCGCGGAGCACGGCGGACAAGTGCTTCGAGATCCTGGACAACGACTACAAGTTCTACCTGGCCTTCGAGAACTCGAACTGCAAGGACTACATCACCGAGAAGTTCTTCGTAAACGCGCTGAACAGAAGGGTTCTGCCCATCGTTATGGGGGCCCGGCCGGAGGACTACGAGGTGAGTGCTCCTCGGAGGTCTTACATCCACGTCGACGAGTTCGCCTCGCCCAAGGAGCTGGCGGAGTACCTGCACATCCTAGATCACGACGACGAGCTGTACAACTCGTACTTCAAGTGGAAGGGCACCGGGGAGTTCATCAACACGTACTACTGGTGCCGGGTGTGCGCCACGCTCCACAACGAGGAGCAGCTGAGGAAACCCCGGTGGTACACGGATCTCAACGACTGGTGGCGGGGTCCCGGGGTCTGCACCACGAGATCCTGGCGCAACTTCAAGGCGCGCAAGGACGTTATCAGCGACTCCAGCGATGACTGA
- the LOC108030684 gene encoding peroxisomal biogenesis factor 3, with amino-acid sequence MLSRLQDFLSRHRRKFIVTGVLVGGTIYAARYAQRRFVEFQEKQAREFFERTRRMTHFESTEKTCNQVILGMGEEMCQAVLRECSTDELLEQLRQNPKNKLELWEDMKIVAFTRLATYVYASSMLVIALRVQLNLLGGYIYRDIMTEQKQITDELKQQYLSLIRHFITESGIRDLARYIRTQVIAVIKAMPLTQQLSLNDLEQLFWSLQMAINADTRRDPNSRMSKYLLPSQNPSHSPLLQKMFNETLDLLESEDAIGVCSHNVSRGFVLACDAIAESMGETLQHLPPAEVQTQQEQSLKFNQAGTSGASSSKTQNLENNNLLNINRVLMALAKLIPIISGLTSRGFDSTSRPHNLPTQLITFYVVAEKTKTLGANVYESFSSA; translated from the coding sequence ATGCTGTCGCGCCTGCAGGACTTCTTGTCACGCCACCGGCGGAAATTCATAGTGACCGGCGTTCTGGTGGGCGGTACCATCTACGCAGCACGTTACGCCCAGCGGCGTTTCGTGGAGTTCCAGGAGAAGCAGGCGAGGGAGTTCTTTGAGAGGACGCGGCGAATGACCCATTTCGAGTCCACGGAGAAAACCTGCAACCAGGTGATCCTCGGCATGGGCGAGGAGATGTGCCAGGCGGTCCTCAGGGAGTGCAGCACGGACGAGTTGCTCGAGCAGCTGCGCCAGAATCCCAAGAACAAGCTGGAACTCTGGGAGGACATGAAGATTGTGGCCTTCACGAGACTTGCCACCTACGTGTACGCCTCCTCCATGCTGGTTATTGCACTGAGGGTGCAGCTGAACCTCCTCGGTGGCTATATCTACCGGGACATCATGACGGAGCAGAAACAAATCACAGACGAACTGAAGCAGCAGTACCTCTCGCTCATCCGACACTTCATTACGGAGTCGGGCATTCGGGACCTGGCGCGATACATTCGCACCCAGGTCATTGCTGTCATCAAGGCCATGCCGCTGACCCAGCAGCTGTCCCTAAACGACTTGGAGCAGCTCTTCTGGTCCCTGCAAATGGCCATTAATGCCGACACTCGTCGAGACCCGAACTCCCGCATGAGCAAGTACCTGCTGCCCAGCCAGAATCCCAGCCATTCGCCGCTGTTGCAAAAGATGTTCAACGAGACCCTGGATCTGCTGGAGAGCGAGGATGCCATTGGGGTGTGCTCGCACAACGTGAGCCGGGGATTCGTCCTGGCCTGCGATGCAATAGCAGAATCCATGGGTGAGACGCTACAGCATCTGCCGCCAGCTGAAGTGCAAACGCAACAGGAGCAGTCCCTTAAATTCAACCAGGCAGGAACCTCAGGCGCCAGCAGTTCGAAGACCCAAAACCTGGAGAACAACAACTTGCTGAATATCAACCGGGTGCTAATGGCGCTGGCCAAGCTCATTCCAATCATCAGCGGCCTCACCTCAAGGGGTTTCGACAGCACTTCGCGACCACACAACCTGCCTACCCAGCTGATAACCTTTTACGTGGTCGCTGAGAAGACAAAGACGCTGGGGGCTAACGTCTATGAAAGCTTCAGCTCCGCTTAG
- the LOC108030523 gene encoding pyroglutamyl-peptidase 1 produces MASSDRKLIVVSGFGPFLGHETVNASWEAVKLLPEVLSHNDIEYDIEKRLVAVEYGAVDEAVTEIWKRQPDLVIHVGVSGVAKCVYIEKLAYNHKFRRADNCDKRLPNGSCELPNHGHANVLKTELDVDKIVAIVNEKCADCVAPTEPPHSDNARHLSATKASKNVGDFLCGYIYLKSLDMDKKRSLFVHVPPIDKPFSSEKTADIVFRIVEQCIQQVVACDA; encoded by the exons ATGGCGTCGTCGGATCGAAAGCTAATTGTGGTCTCCGGGTTCGGGCCATTCCTCGGCCACGAAACAGTCAATGCCAGCTGGGAGGCTGTGAAGCTCCTTCCCGAAGTCCTCTCCCACAATGACATAGAATACGATATAGAAAAGCGTCTGGTTGCGGTGGAATATGGAGCCGTTGATGAGGCCGTGACGGAGATTTGGAAGCGCCAGCCAGAT CTGGTCATTCATGTCGGCGTTTCGGGGGTCGCAAAGTGCGTCTACATCGAGAAGCTGGCTTACAACCACAAGTTCCGAAGAGCTGATAATTGTGATAAAAGATTACCCAACGGCAGTTGCGAACTCCCCAACCATGGGCATGCGAATGTTTTGAAGACCGAGCTCGATGTGGATAAGATTGTGGCGATCGTAAATGAGAAATGCGCCGACTGCGTGGCTCCCACAGAACCCCCGCACAGTGATAATGCCAGGCATCTGAGCGCTACGAAGGCCTCCAAAAATGTGGGCGACTTTCTGTGCGGCTACATCTATCTCAAGTCCCTGGATATGGACAAAAAGCGAAGTCTGTTCGTGCATGTACCGCCCATAGATAAGCCTTTTAGCAGCGAGAAAACTGCCGATATTGTTTTCCGCATAGTCGAGCAATGTATTCAACAGGTGGTCGCATGTGACGCCTGA